The Euphorbia lathyris chromosome 3, ddEupLath1.1, whole genome shotgun sequence genome contains a region encoding:
- the LOC136223272 gene encoding nuclear/nucleolar GTPase 2-like isoform X2: MSPFRCVRRLSDWWLPFSSKELPNTRIQPDRRWFGNARVVNQKELEFFREELQDRMKNPYNVILKERKLPLSLLNDHQKQARVHLLDIEPFGDAFGPKRKRKRPKLLAADARDPQGTRCYHLEKHLREHCKHKHMILLLNKCDLVPAWATKGWLRILSKECPALAFHFEH, translated from the exons ATGTCACCGTTCAGATGCGTTCGCCGACTGAGTGATTGGTGGCTTCCATTCTCG TCCAAGGAGCTGCCAAACACGCGCATCCAACCTGATCGTCGCTGGTTTG GAAATGCGAGGGTTGTAAATCAGAAAGAGCTTGAATTCTTCCGTGAAGAGCTCCAAGACCGGATGAAAAATCCCTATAATGTCATATTGAAGGAGAGAAAGCTGCCACTGTCCCTTTTAAATGACCATCAGAAG CAAGCCAGAGTGCATCTTCTTGATATAGAGCCTTTTGGGGATGCATTTGGACCAAAGAGAAAGAGGAAGCGCCCAAAGCTTTTAGCTGCAG ATGCCAGAGATCCCCAAGGCACTAGATGCTACCATTTAGAGAAGCATTTGAGAGAGCATTGCAAACATAAACACATGATTCTTCTGTTAAACAAG TGTGATCTTGTTCCGGCTTGGGCTACAAAAGGGTGGTTGAGGATATTATCTAAGGAATGCCCGGCTCTCGCATTCCATTTCGAGCATTAA
- the LOC136223272 gene encoding nuclear/nucleolar GTPase 2-like isoform X1 has protein sequence MSPFRCVRRLSDWWLPFSSKELPNTRIQPDRRWFGNARVVNQKELEFFREELQDRMKNPYNVILKERKLPLSLLNDHQKQARVHLLDIEPFGDAFGPKRKRKRPKLLAAGIWSYNCSILIKKFEIKMPFTFSFLALLSLSLSFKESIWLFGRIILKLFSLQYVTCFRCQRSPRH, from the exons ATGTCACCGTTCAGATGCGTTCGCCGACTGAGTGATTGGTGGCTTCCATTCTCG TCCAAGGAGCTGCCAAACACGCGCATCCAACCTGATCGTCGCTGGTTTG GAAATGCGAGGGTTGTAAATCAGAAAGAGCTTGAATTCTTCCGTGAAGAGCTCCAAGACCGGATGAAAAATCCCTATAATGTCATATTGAAGGAGAGAAAGCTGCCACTGTCCCTTTTAAATGACCATCAGAAG CAAGCCAGAGTGCATCTTCTTGATATAGAGCCTTTTGGGGATGCATTTGGACCAAAGAGAAAGAGGAAGCGCCCAAAGCTTTTAGCTGCAGGCATATGGAGCTATAACTGTTCTATCTTGATAAAAAAGTTTGAAATCAAAATGCCATTTACATTCAGTTTTTTGGCTCTTctctcactctctctctcttttaaaGAATCCATTTGGTTGTTTGGAAGAATAATTCTGAAACTTTTTTCTCTTCAATATGTTACGTGTTTTAGATGCCAGAGATCCCCAAGGCACTAG